From Calothrix sp. PCC 6303, a single genomic window includes:
- a CDS encoding tetratricopeptide repeat protein has product MPDLPLREKYLALIDEIVETTLKGKISSVEQVYQMLLKNVTLGTGEVFELGLSDRITSTEQQLNSETDEIKKAKATRTLRAIKTIQTQWQRAKEQNKASEIVATGIRDVTTADATEQLTVFLRVIDANQKYALNIQQTQQLAKSLQQYAQTGSNLQQISQGTLRGVTAWQGLQEHLVSWMYERPDTIGFGGVSADSGPWGSWAKKVNNPLIQGLFRRLATEESTIEFAQQQKNLSLSDWVEMAMILQYLQRGLVSWYDQQAYNVKAGSKLSISTFLTFAVIWSLLAEGFGNIGQMYNDAGSQIMLQILRTFAQRPYFPLYGGIFASFSGSYLKDALNYLDEPLKRAEGTQEKARILTLLGYSQSAMGQCDRAYDFHSSALEIARTAEDRACEIANLNHLSRTCVKVKKYTEAVNFSQRALILSRQVGDRTGEANALVNFGYSEVMVAQESADTEPETYEMAINYLQQGLKLSEQLGDIQSKALCLSSLGIAHQIIQKPQEATTYLEAGFNTAQISGDLSLQGFNLANLAEVNYDLANFERAIYTGCLGMYLLNQIASLEWEKPAKLLRRLQEQLGEENFQKYLEQNRPKIIAVIGVDGYDYIPQLLAM; this is encoded by the coding sequence GTGCCAGATTTGCCATTGCGTGAAAAGTATCTTGCTTTAATTGATGAAATTGTAGAAACTACCCTCAAAGGTAAGATTAGCTCGGTTGAGCAAGTCTATCAGATGTTGCTGAAGAATGTTACTTTGGGTACGGGAGAAGTATTTGAGTTAGGATTAAGCGATCGCATAACCTCTACAGAGCAACAATTAAACTCAGAAACTGACGAAATCAAAAAAGCCAAGGCAACTCGCACCTTACGTGCCATCAAAACGATTCAAACTCAGTGGCAACGGGCAAAGGAACAAAATAAAGCTTCTGAAATAGTCGCTACAGGTATCAGGGATGTCACCACGGCAGATGCAACAGAACAGTTAACTGTGTTTTTGCGAGTCATCGATGCGAATCAAAAATATGCCCTCAATATCCAACAAACCCAACAGCTAGCCAAATCCCTTCAACAATACGCCCAAACTGGCTCAAATCTTCAGCAAATATCCCAAGGTACGCTGCGAGGTGTCACAGCTTGGCAAGGACTCCAAGAACACTTAGTTAGTTGGATGTATGAACGTCCCGACACCATCGGATTTGGTGGTGTCTCAGCCGATAGTGGACCTTGGGGAAGTTGGGCGAAAAAAGTCAATAATCCCTTAATCCAAGGCTTATTCCGCCGTCTAGCCACCGAAGAATCAACAATTGAATTTGCTCAACAGCAAAAGAATCTCAGCCTGAGTGATTGGGTAGAAATGGCGATGATTTTACAATATCTCCAACGGGGTTTGGTGAGTTGGTACGATCAACAGGCATACAATGTGAAGGCTGGTTCTAAGTTATCAATTTCTACCTTTCTCACCTTTGCGGTGATTTGGAGTTTACTGGCAGAAGGTTTTGGCAATATCGGGCAAATGTATAATGATGCAGGTTCCCAAATCATGCTGCAAATTTTACGCACCTTTGCCCAACGTCCGTATTTCCCCTTGTATGGGGGGATATTCGCCTCCTTCTCTGGCAGTTACCTCAAAGATGCCCTAAACTACCTCGATGAACCCCTCAAACGTGCCGAAGGAACCCAAGAAAAAGCGAGAATTTTGACACTTTTAGGGTATTCACAAAGCGCCATGGGACAATGCGATCGCGCTTACGATTTTCACTCCTCAGCACTGGAAATTGCCCGCACGGCTGAGGATCGAGCCTGTGAAATTGCCAACTTAAATCATTTGAGTCGTACTTGTGTCAAAGTTAAAAAATATACGGAAGCAGTAAATTTTAGTCAGCGTGCCTTGATTCTCAGTCGGCAAGTAGGTGACAGAACTGGAGAAGCAAACGCCCTAGTTAATTTTGGCTACAGCGAGGTGATGGTAGCGCAGGAATCAGCAGATACTGAACCGGAAACCTACGAAATGGCAATTAATTATTTGCAACAGGGTTTAAAGTTATCAGAACAATTGGGTGATATCCAAAGTAAAGCTTTGTGTTTGAGTAGTTTGGGTATTGCCCATCAAATTATCCAAAAACCCCAGGAAGCAACAACATATTTGGAAGCAGGATTTAACACAGCCCAAATTTCCGGTGATTTATCTCTCCAAGGTTTTAATTTAGCTAATTTAGCTGAGGTAAATTATGACTTGGCTAACTTTGAAAGGGCTATTTATACAGGTTGTTTAGGGATGTATTTACTCAATCAAATTGCCTCTTTGGAATGGGAAAAACCAGCGAAGTTATTAAGAAGATTACAGGAACAACTTGGTGAGGAAAATTTTCAAAAGTATTTGGAACAAAATCGTCCTAAAATTATCGCCGTAATTGGAGTTGATGGTTATGATTATATTCCCCAATTATTAGCTATGTAA
- a CDS encoding B12-binding domain-containing radical SAM protein, translating into MRVLFVYPVFPKTFWSYEKILDLVDRKVLLPPLGLVTVAAILPQEWEFKLVDRNIRAVTEEEWEWAEMVIFSAMIVQKQDLIEQIGEAKRHGKLVAVGGPYPTSVPDVAKAAGADFLILDEGELTLPMFVDAVNRGETSGIFRATEKPDVTSTPIPRFDLLDFTAYDSMSIQFSRGCPFQCEFCDIIVLYGRKPRTKTPAQLLAELDYLYELGWRRSVFMVDDNFIGNKRNVKLLLNELKIWVAEHQYPFSFDTEASIDLAQDQELMELMVECGFKAVFLGIETPDEDSLQLTKKFQNTRSSLTEAVEAIIRTGLRPMAGFIIGFDGEKAGAGDRIVRFAELAAIPSTTFAMLQALPNTALWHRLTKEGRLRENKDGNINQTTLMNFIPTRPLADIASEYVEAFCALYDPTKYLDRTYRCFLMMGSPKWTAPAKFPELIVLKAFAIILWRQGIKRETRWKFWHHLFSILKRNPKVFDHYLATCAHIEHFYEYRQIVRDEIESQLKEYLAQGAEKPYVVPVKTQEKKQAKEAIAS; encoded by the coding sequence ATGCGAGTTTTATTCGTCTATCCAGTGTTTCCAAAAACATTTTGGTCTTATGAAAAGATATTAGATTTAGTCGATCGAAAAGTCTTATTACCACCTTTGGGTTTGGTGACAGTAGCGGCAATTTTACCCCAGGAATGGGAATTTAAATTAGTTGATCGTAATATTCGCGCCGTCACCGAGGAAGAATGGGAATGGGCAGAAATGGTGATTTTCTCCGCCATGATTGTCCAAAAACAAGATTTAATCGAGCAAATTGGCGAAGCTAAACGTCATGGTAAATTAGTGGCAGTTGGTGGACCTTATCCAACTTCTGTTCCCGATGTTGCGAAAGCAGCAGGTGCCGATTTCCTAATTTTGGATGAGGGAGAACTCACCCTACCCATGTTTGTGGATGCAGTGAATCGGGGGGAAACTTCCGGAATATTCCGCGCTACCGAAAAGCCTGATGTCACCTCCACACCGATTCCTCGGTTCGATTTGCTAGATTTCACCGCTTATGATTCCATGTCCATCCAGTTTTCGCGGGGTTGCCCCTTCCAATGCGAATTCTGCGATATTATTGTCCTTTACGGACGCAAACCCCGCACCAAGACTCCAGCGCAACTCCTAGCAGAGTTAGATTACCTCTATGAATTGGGTTGGCGACGCAGTGTCTTCATGGTGGATGATAATTTCATTGGCAATAAGCGAAATGTGAAGCTGTTGCTGAATGAATTAAAAATATGGGTAGCTGAACATCAATATCCCTTCAGTTTCGATACCGAAGCATCAATTGATTTGGCACAGGATCAAGAATTGATGGAATTGATGGTGGAATGTGGTTTCAAAGCGGTATTTTTGGGAATTGAAACCCCCGACGAAGATAGTTTACAGCTAACTAAGAAATTCCAAAACACCCGCAGTTCCCTAACTGAAGCGGTAGAAGCCATCATCCGAACAGGATTGCGCCCGATGGCTGGCTTTATTATAGGCTTTGATGGTGAGAAAGCTGGAGCAGGCGATCGCATTGTCAGATTTGCCGAGTTAGCTGCGATTCCTTCTACTACCTTTGCCATGTTACAAGCGCTACCTAATACAGCATTGTGGCATCGCCTCACCAAAGAAGGTAGATTACGGGAAAACAAAGACGGCAACATCAATCAAACCACATTGATGAACTTCATTCCCACCCGTCCCCTAGCAGATATTGCCAGTGAATATGTGGAAGCATTCTGTGCTTTATACGATCCCACAAAATATTTGGATCGTACCTATCGCTGCTTTTTAATGATGGGCAGTCCCAAATGGACAGCACCAGCCAAATTCCCCGAATTAATCGTTTTGAAAGCATTTGCCATTATTCTGTGGAGACAAGGCATCAAACGGGAAACAAGGTGGAAATTCTGGCATCACCTATTTAGCATTCTCAAGCGTAATCCCAAAGTTTTCGATCATTATCTTGCCACCTGCGCCCATATCGAACATTTCTATGAATATCGGCAAATAGTCCGCGATGAAATTGAATCACAACTTAAGGAATACTTAGCCCAAGGTGCCGAAAAACCCTACGTGGTTCCAGTAAAAACCCAAGAAAAGAAACAAGCAAAAGAAGCGATCGCATCCTAA
- a CDS encoding tetratricopeptide repeat protein, producing the protein MPVLRFDLKLIQKNNVELRYFFNNKTQYEQRNLDLAEIADLVKIAERDYYTSLPESHDVTGRRLFNWLDGNERWLSRAIGECRGQELVVAIKAEQQLTHLPWEVLHDGTEFLINRVNPVVVPVRWVEGNGVTQELETRALRVLFMATSPVDVEPVLDFEGEEAKILEATQATNSPVELRVEESGSTSGLKRVWSRYSDHNIFDVFHLSGHASINEDGVPCFITEDETGKSFYIETETGKRFGTTAEELAGVLQFRFPKLVFLSGCRTGESVKNGTLPSMAEALIGHGATAVLGWGRPVMDTSATMAAAQLYGKLANGYSLPQALAVTYRFLLKEQIRDWHLLRLYVRGECPGALVQPLEDQVWMPPEPVYEQFLDPATQQVRVATPDQFVGRRRTLQRCLLALRKPSNLGVLIHGMGGLGKSTVTARLLERMIGYDRIVIYRGLDEAKLINLLSQQCTAEAGHEILNGKLPLMQRLTKFLQGGLNSDKQRFIFVLDDFEANLESGELQGQNHVLKPEVVSVLTALFQAIQQSRLPHRVIITCRYDFRLPQFDRNLYREPLAALRNADLIKKYNRLQSFNGTIKIDSELELRAKKAADGNPRLLEWLDKILCDGITDVAVILAKIESKEKEFREDILAEELLKQQHVDLKRLLGTALIYELPVVKDAISAICQDIGNLDSHIQRAVGLGLLEVNVTSNEELYRVSRILEALLLVAEDGGSLAGEAAKVLYRLWWEEAETSTEEQKLEIHRLALLGRETEIAGNLASNIANKWWHKSRYRETVELCKSTLDITQDYRVLKEMAYCQQQLGEVEQALKNYQQAKKLCPLSDETETASICHYLAIIYAQQGKVEHAIALYQQSLELKEKIGDIQGKAASLHQLAIIYAQQGEVEQAITLHQQSLELNEKIGNIQGKSASLHCLAMIYARQGEVEHAIALYQQSLDLLEKIGNIQGKAASLHQLAGIYAQQGEVEHAIALFQQSLDLYEKIGDVQGKAASLHCLAGIYAQQGEVEQAIALFQQSLDLYEKIGDVQGKAMTLWWLGHIAQQQGNYTTALEYLQESFNILQRIKSPDAEKVGKLISEVQFN; encoded by the coding sequence ATGCCAGTCCTGCGCTTTGACCTCAAATTAATTCAGAAAAATAACGTAGAGTTACGTTATTTTTTTAACAACAAAACCCAGTACGAACAACGCAATCTGGATTTAGCGGAGATTGCCGACTTAGTTAAAATCGCCGAACGTGATTATTACACTAGTTTACCCGAATCCCATGATGTGACGGGAAGACGGTTATTTAATTGGTTGGATGGCAATGAGCGTTGGTTGAGTCGAGCAATTGGGGAATGTCGGGGACAAGAGTTAGTTGTCGCAATCAAGGCAGAGCAACAATTAACACATCTGCCTTGGGAAGTGTTGCACGATGGAACTGAGTTTTTAATTAATCGGGTGAATCCGGTGGTGGTTCCGGTGCGGTGGGTGGAAGGAAATGGGGTAACTCAGGAGTTGGAAACGCGAGCTTTACGGGTCTTGTTTATGGCAACTTCTCCTGTGGATGTGGAACCTGTACTGGATTTTGAGGGAGAAGAAGCGAAGATTTTAGAGGCAACTCAAGCCACAAATTCTCCTGTGGAGTTGAGAGTTGAAGAAAGTGGTTCAACATCGGGATTAAAAAGGGTTTGGAGTCGCTACAGCGATCATAATATTTTTGATGTGTTTCACCTCAGTGGACACGCTTCCATAAATGAAGATGGTGTACCTTGTTTCATTACCGAGGATGAAACAGGGAAAAGTTTTTATATAGAGACGGAAACGGGGAAACGTTTTGGTACCACAGCGGAAGAATTAGCTGGAGTATTGCAATTTCGCTTTCCCAAGCTGGTGTTTTTGTCGGGATGTCGAACTGGGGAATCTGTCAAGAATGGAACTTTACCTTCAATGGCTGAAGCTTTGATTGGACACGGTGCAACAGCGGTTTTGGGTTGGGGTCGTCCGGTGATGGATACGAGTGCGACAATGGCAGCGGCGCAGTTGTATGGCAAATTGGCGAATGGGTATAGTTTGCCTCAAGCTTTGGCTGTGACATACAGGTTTTTACTGAAAGAACAGATTCGAGATTGGCATTTGTTGCGGTTGTATGTGCGGGGAGAATGTCCCGGTGCTTTGGTACAACCTTTGGAAGATCAAGTTTGGATGCCTCCAGAACCCGTATACGAGCAATTTTTAGATCCAGCAACTCAACAGGTGCGGGTAGCAACTCCCGATCAATTTGTGGGCAGGAGACGCACTTTACAACGCTGTCTTTTAGCACTTCGCAAACCGTCAAATTTGGGTGTATTGATTCACGGAATGGGAGGTTTGGGGAAAAGTACGGTGACAGCGAGATTGTTGGAGAGGATGATTGGTTATGACCGCATTGTAATTTATCGGGGATTGGATGAAGCTAAGTTGATAAATCTGCTTTCCCAGCAATGTACTGCGGAAGCGGGACATGAGATTTTGAATGGTAAGTTACCTTTGATGCAGCGATTGACGAAGTTTTTGCAAGGGGGTTTGAATAGCGACAAACAGCGGTTTATTTTTGTTTTGGATGATTTTGAAGCCAATTTAGAATCAGGAGAACTGCAAGGTCAAAATCACGTCCTCAAACCGGAAGTGGTATCTGTACTCACCGCACTTTTTCAGGCAATTCAACAATCTCGACTTCCCCATCGGGTAATTATTACCTGTCGTTACGATTTTAGATTACCGCAATTTGACCGCAACCTTTACCGCGAACCTTTAGCAGCATTGCGGAACGCGGATTTAATTAAGAAATACAACCGTTTGCAGTCATTTAACGGCACGATCAAAATAGACTCAGAATTAGAATTGCGAGCGAAAAAAGCTGCTGATGGGAATCCCCGGTTGTTGGAATGGTTGGATAAAATTCTCTGTGATGGAATTACCGATGTCGCGGTGATTTTAGCCAAGATTGAGAGTAAGGAAAAAGAATTCCGCGAGGATATTTTGGCAGAGGAATTGTTGAAACAGCAACATGTCGATTTAAAAAGGTTGCTGGGAACAGCTTTGATTTATGAGTTACCAGTTGTTAAAGATGCGATTTCGGCAATTTGTCAGGATATAGGGAATTTGGATAGTCATATCCAGCGTGCTGTGGGTTTGGGTTTATTGGAAGTTAATGTAACTAGCAATGAAGAACTATATCGCGTTTCCCGGATTCTGGAAGCATTATTATTAGTTGCAGAAGATGGGGGAAGTTTAGCAGGAGAAGCAGCAAAGGTTTTATATCGGTTGTGGTGGGAAGAAGCAGAAACATCAACCGAAGAACAAAAATTAGAAATTCATCGACTTGCTTTGTTGGGGAGAGAAACGGAAATAGCTGGTAATTTAGCATCTAATATCGCAAATAAATGGTGGCACAAAAGTCGTTATAGAGAAACAGTAGAGCTTTGTAAATCAACCTTAGACATCACACAAGATTATCGCGTTCTTAAAGAAATGGCTTATTGCCAACAACAACTGGGTGAAGTTGAACAAGCATTAAAAAATTATCAGCAAGCTAAAAAACTTTGTCCGTTGTCAGACGAAACAGAGACAGCAAGCATTTGTCATTATTTAGCAATAATTTACGCACAACAGGGTAAAGTGGAACATGCGATCGCGCTTTACCAACAGTCTTTGGAATTAAAGGAAAAAATTGGTGATATCCAAGGAAAAGCTGCTTCGTTACACCAACTTGCTATAATTTACGCACAACAGGGTGAAGTGGAACAAGCGATCACGCTTCACCAACAGTCTTTGGAATTAAATGAAAAAATTGGTAACATCCAAGGAAAATCTGCTTCGTTACACTGTCTTGCAATGATTTACGCTCGACAGGGTGAAGTGGAACATGCGATCGCGCTTTACCAACAGTCTTTGGATTTACTGGAAAAAATTGGTAATATCCAAGGAAAAGCTGCTTCGTTACACCAACTTGCTGGGATTTACGCTCAACAGGGTGAAGTGGAACATGCGATCGCGCTTTTTCAACAGTCTTTGGATTTATACGAAAAAATTGGTGATGTCCAAGGAAAAGCTGCTTCGTTACACTGTCTTGCTGGGATTTACGCTCAACAGGGTGAAGTGGAACAAGCGATCGCGCTTTTTCAACAGTCTTTGGATTTATACGAAAAAATTGGTGATGTCCAAGGAAAAGCCATGACTTTGTGGTGGTTAGGACATATCGCACAACAGCAAGGAAATTACACCACCGCACTTGAATATTTACAGGAATCCTTCAACATATTACAGCGAATCAAATCACCGGATGCGGAAAAAGTGGGAAAATTGATTTCTGAAGTTCAATTTAATTAA
- a CDS encoding TIGR03943 family putative permease subunit, translated as MSITRIQKPRFSPRKLAWLDVIAIAAWGFLMLKYWLAGQLVLLIHPSYIPLVVVAAICLLIVAFLKGKQLLKSRINTTSSVQHLAVFPPGWASSLLIFVALLGFLITPKVFSSQTAGNRSISELLGPTRAQPQSFKSSVRPEDRTLVEWVRTVNVYPEPDTYKGQKAKVKGFVVHSPDMAKEYLVLSQFVITCCAADAYPIGLPVKLTESRDKYPPDSWLEIEGQMTTEDFDGKRHLTIVANSIKPIPQPKNPYSF; from the coding sequence ATGTCTATTACACGCATTCAAAAACCAAGATTTTCTCCCAGAAAATTAGCTTGGCTCGATGTCATAGCAATTGCCGCTTGGGGATTTTTAATGTTGAAATACTGGTTGGCAGGACAGCTTGTACTGCTGATCCACCCTAGTTATATCCCCTTGGTAGTTGTTGCTGCTATTTGTTTATTAATAGTTGCTTTCCTCAAAGGGAAACAATTATTAAAAAGTCGTATAAATACAACCTCATCAGTTCAACATCTGGCAGTATTTCCACCTGGATGGGCTAGTTCTTTACTAATCTTTGTAGCGTTATTGGGATTTTTAATTACACCTAAAGTTTTTTCGAGTCAAACCGCTGGGAATCGCAGTATTAGTGAATTATTAGGACCAACAAGGGCTCAACCTCAATCTTTCAAGTCTTCAGTTCGTCCGGAAGATAGAACTTTGGTAGAGTGGGTGCGTACTGTGAATGTATACCCAGAACCAGATACTTACAAAGGACAAAAAGCCAAAGTCAAGGGTTTTGTAGTTCATTCTCCAGATATGGCTAAAGAATACCTGGTGCTATCTCAATTTGTTATTACCTGTTGTGCTGCGGATGCGTACCCCATTGGTTTGCCTGTGAAATTGACTGAGAGTCGAGATAAATATCCTCCTGATAGCTGGTTAGAAATTGAAGGACAAATGACTACAGAAGATTTTGATGGGAAACGTCATCTGACTATTGTCGCAAATTCAATTAAACCAATACCTCAACCGAAAAATCCTTACAGTTTTTGA
- a CDS encoding permease: MNQLNNGFTIFLSLLVEAIPFLLLGVLFSSLLLFLVDERKLLKIVPKNPFLGALVGSIVGFLFPVCECGNVPVARRFIMQGIPTPVAISFLLAAPTINPIVIWSTWTAFRDQPEIVFLRVLLSLLIATGVGYVFSFQKDLTPIVQPAITRYLKFNPPTSPETRRSTNTGKSTLLQSGTYILGGQAGGQITRISPAEVAPSNSEKPLKEKLQLVLENIIQELRELGAVMILGSAIAAAIQVLAPRDLILSLGAGPVSSIIAMLILAVVVSICSTVDSFFALSFASAFTGGSLLAFLVFGPMVDIKGIGLMLSIFKPRALFYLFMLAGQLTFLFTLFLNLHVL; this comes from the coding sequence ATGAATCAACTGAATAATGGTTTCACCATATTTCTCAGCCTATTAGTCGAGGCAATCCCATTTTTGCTGCTGGGTGTTTTATTTTCTAGTTTGCTTTTATTTTTAGTTGATGAACGCAAACTTTTAAAAATAGTACCCAAAAACCCTTTTTTGGGGGCACTTGTTGGTAGTATAGTCGGTTTCTTATTTCCCGTTTGTGAATGCGGCAACGTGCCAGTGGCACGAAGATTCATTATGCAGGGGATTCCCACACCTGTGGCAATCAGCTTTTTGCTGGCAGCACCAACAATTAATCCGATTGTCATCTGGTCAACCTGGACTGCATTTCGAGATCAACCAGAAATTGTGTTTTTAAGGGTTTTACTTTCTTTGCTGATTGCCACTGGGGTTGGCTATGTTTTTAGTTTTCAGAAGGATTTAACACCCATAGTTCAGCCTGCTATTACCCGCTACCTCAAATTTAATCCACCAACTTCACCAGAGACAAGAAGAAGTACAAATACTGGTAAGTCAACTCTCTTACAGTCTGGTACTTATATACTGGGAGGTCAAGCAGGAGGACAAATTACACGTATTTCTCCTGCTGAAGTAGCACCCAGCAATTCCGAAAAGCCCCTCAAAGAAAAACTACAATTAGTTTTAGAAAATATCATTCAGGAATTAAGAGAACTGGGTGCAGTCATGATTCTAGGTAGTGCAATAGCGGCTGCTATTCAGGTACTTGCACCTCGTGATTTAATTTTGAGTTTGGGTGCAGGTCCAGTTAGCTCAATTATTGCCATGTTAATTTTGGCTGTGGTTGTATCCATTTGCTCAACTGTGGATTCATTTTTTGCCCTATCTTTTGCTTCTGCCTTCACAGGGGGTTCGTTATTGGCATTTCTTGTGTTTGGACCGATGGTAGATATTAAAGGCATCGGCTTAATGTTATCTATTTTTAAACCACGAGCGCTATTCTATTTATTTATGTTGGCTGGACAACTGACATTTTTATTCACTTTGTTTCTGAATTTACATGTTTTGTAG
- a CDS encoding ATP-binding protein, whose translation MVKVRVSSSQESLLEVLVPIVSEGNNSDFGLESTLQELPLYTFQVEKNRLRGSDLAQVFEKYPQLPGVILLDSGQYVGMISRRQFLEFSIRPLGKEIFYDHKLSIIHSYISPGVLLLSSTTTILVAMQQSLRRSCSGNVQTTSGLMAEPIVVYTAPDSYCLLDVQELNIAAWQIRGIETQLRYERSQSQMIQNDKMASLGRLVDGVAHEILDPVNFIWGNLTHFGNYSQGLLNLIATYDSEFPNASEEIVNVKQDIEFEFIEEDLKKSLASISAGAERLKKLVTSLQNFCHIDNVYPKPADLHSCIDSVVLLINSRIKGEIDIVKNYGHLPPVYCFLGQINQVFMNVFSLAIDTLLNEAVQYKYNNEAVDKPRIEVITNVVSRQDLSSCSTDSRWVSIRIIDNGKKMSRELRQEMIESFTAEKYIEKETSLSMSYKIITARHGGEFNLRCSGDSDIDSYCDRGNEFEILLPLV comes from the coding sequence ATGGTCAAAGTCAGAGTTTCAAGTTCCCAAGAATCTCTATTAGAAGTATTAGTACCAATTGTATCTGAAGGTAATAATAGTGACTTTGGCTTGGAATCAACTCTTCAAGAGCTTCCTCTGTATACATTTCAGGTGGAAAAAAACAGGCTTAGAGGTAGTGATTTGGCACAAGTATTTGAGAAATACCCTCAGCTACCAGGAGTCATCCTGTTGGATTCAGGACAGTATGTGGGGATGATTTCCCGACGACAGTTTCTAGAATTTTCCATTCGTCCCTTGGGAAAAGAGATATTTTATGACCATAAGCTCAGTATTATCCATAGTTATATTTCCCCAGGAGTTCTATTGCTATCATCCACCACTACAATTTTGGTAGCGATGCAACAGTCTCTACGACGTTCATGTTCTGGAAATGTTCAAACTACATCAGGATTGATGGCAGAACCTATCGTTGTTTACACCGCTCCTGATAGTTATTGCTTGTTGGATGTGCAGGAATTAAATATCGCTGCATGGCAAATTAGGGGGATTGAAACTCAATTACGCTATGAGCGTAGTCAATCCCAAATGATTCAAAATGACAAAATGGCGAGTCTGGGGAGATTGGTGGATGGGGTTGCCCACGAAATTTTAGATCCCGTAAATTTTATTTGGGGTAATTTAACTCATTTTGGTAATTACAGCCAAGGGTTATTGAATTTGATTGCTACTTATGATTCTGAATTTCCCAATGCTTCGGAAGAAATTGTAAATGTTAAACAAGATATCGAATTTGAGTTCATAGAGGAAGATTTAAAAAAGTCACTAGCAAGTATTAGTGCAGGTGCTGAAAGATTAAAGAAATTGGTGACAAGTTTACAAAATTTCTGTCATATCGATAATGTCTATCCGAAACCAGCCGATTTACATTCCTGTATAGATAGTGTTGTTTTGCTGATTAACAGTCGGATTAAAGGTGAAATAGATATAGTGAAAAACTATGGACATCTACCTCCAGTTTATTGTTTTTTAGGACAAATTAACCAAGTGTTCATGAATGTTTTCAGCTTGGCTATAGATACTTTGTTAAATGAGGCAGTGCAATATAAATATAATAACGAGGCTGTTGATAAGCCACGGATTGAGGTGATAACTAATGTGGTTTCTCGTCAAGATTTGTCATCATGTTCAACAGATTCTCGTTGGGTAAGTATTCGGATTATTGATAATGGTAAGAAAATGAGTCGGGAATTGCGACAGGAAATGATCGAATCGTTCACTGCCGAAAAATATATTGAAAAAGAAACGAGTTTAAGTATGAGCTATAAAATTATTACAGCCAGACATGGAGGAGAGTTTAATTTACGCTGTTCCGGGGATTCTGACATCGATTCATATTGTGATCGGGGGAACGAATTTGAAATTTTACTACCTTTAGTGTGA
- a CDS encoding DUF2382 domain-containing protein, translating into MMNDHDILPPNSPSLQVGEEEIIRLLAEKLVVNYKTRKVGEVTVRKVVETRIVKVPVRREKLIVEQISPEYRQLAEINLGEEELPKFDWDEVQKPENDPVTDALMVSGKFDSPKVASLLLNAIALERKHGCQQIHLTITVDHPDTQAKYQEWFDRTSLKGSNQQ; encoded by the coding sequence ATGATGAACGATCACGATATACTTCCTCCCAATAGTCCGTCGTTACAAGTAGGAGAGGAAGAAATTATTCGGCTACTGGCAGAAAAACTAGTTGTTAATTATAAGACGCGAAAAGTCGGTGAAGTGACTGTTCGTAAAGTAGTTGAGACTCGAATTGTGAAAGTGCCAGTCCGGCGTGAAAAGTTGATTGTGGAGCAGATTAGTCCAGAATACAGGCAATTGGCAGAAATCAACCTGGGGGAGGAAGAACTGCCTAAATTTGATTGGGATGAAGTACAAAAGCCAGAAAATGATCCAGTTACGGATGCTTTAATGGTGAGTGGTAAATTTGATTCACCGAAAGTAGCGAGTTTGTTATTAAACGCGATCGCACTAGAGCGCAAACATGGTTGTCAGCAGATTCATCTAACTATTACTGTCGATCACCCAGATACTCAAGCCAAATATCAAGAGTGGTTTGATCGTACATCCCTCAAAGGATCCAATCAACAATAG